A part of Halostella limicola genomic DNA contains:
- a CDS encoding LEA type 2 family protein gives MDGERIRSGLLGSKLRVAATTLGVIGLAVGAAVAAGLLGVPSVESVDNEFGEVDETTTVIVTDLAVDNPNPFGTGFLGASAEYTVRMNGVPMANGSKEDLDLDPGRNDVRLRTHMDNRRIPDWWVTHVRNGERTEVAIDARIRSDAVGRSVPVERTETINTSMIERFDSNETRPVEADSRVFDDPMLYVNETRGEWGTVTAEETPMDATFVAYNPKSVPYVVTEMRYEITMNGVVVGEGTSGREYVIEPRSSETIEARTAIRNERLDDWWVTHLRNDEVTTLRIEFAATVEAEDPTSLTGRTLSLRLPMNELTHEETIETDILGSENGSAGGNGTASKNVTAAAAAR, from the coding sequence ATGGACGGGGAACGGATCAGGTCCGGACTGCTCGGTAGCAAGCTTCGCGTCGCGGCGACGACCCTCGGCGTCATCGGCCTCGCGGTCGGCGCGGCGGTCGCAGCGGGACTGCTCGGCGTGCCAAGCGTCGAGAGCGTCGACAACGAGTTCGGCGAGGTCGACGAGACGACGACGGTGATCGTCACCGACCTCGCGGTGGACAACCCCAACCCGTTCGGAACTGGCTTTCTCGGCGCGTCGGCCGAGTACACCGTGCGGATGAACGGCGTGCCGATGGCGAACGGCTCGAAGGAGGACCTGGACCTCGACCCGGGGCGAAACGACGTGCGCCTCCGGACGCACATGGACAACCGGCGCATCCCCGACTGGTGGGTCACCCACGTCCGGAACGGCGAGCGGACCGAGGTCGCCATCGACGCGCGCATTCGCTCGGACGCGGTCGGTCGGAGCGTCCCCGTCGAGCGGACCGAGACGATAAACACCAGCATGATCGAGCGGTTCGACTCGAACGAGACGCGTCCGGTCGAGGCCGACAGCCGGGTGTTCGACGACCCGATGCTGTACGTCAACGAGACGCGGGGCGAGTGGGGGACCGTCACCGCCGAGGAGACGCCGATGGACGCGACCTTCGTCGCGTACAACCCGAAGTCCGTCCCCTACGTCGTCACCGAGATGCGCTACGAGATCACCATGAACGGCGTGGTCGTGGGCGAGGGGACGAGCGGGCGCGAGTACGTCATCGAGCCGCGGTCGTCCGAGACCATCGAGGCGCGGACGGCGATCCGGAACGAGCGCCTCGACGACTGGTGGGTCACCCACCTCCGCAACGACGAGGTGACGACCCTCCGGATCGAGTTCGCGGCGACCGTCGAGGCCGAGGACCCCACGTCGCTCACCGGCCGGACGCTGTCGCTCCGGCTCCCGATGAACGAACTCACCCACGAGGAGACTATCGAGACCGACATCCTCGGCAGCGAGAACGGGTCGGCGGGCGGAAACGGGACCGCGAGCAAGAACGTGACCGCGGCCGCCGCCGCAAGATAG
- a CDS encoding DUF7123 family protein has protein sequence MTEYTEEERRILAYLRESVSRGEQYFRAKNIADAIELSAKQVGVRLPRLAEKSDEVDIEKWGRARSTTWKVTQS, from the coding sequence ATGACTGAGTACACCGAAGAGGAACGACGCATCCTCGCGTATCTGCGCGAGAGCGTCTCCCGGGGAGAGCAGTACTTCCGGGCGAAGAACATCGCCGACGCCATCGAGCTCTCGGCGAAGCAGGTCGGCGTGCGCCTCCCGCGGCTCGCCGAGAAGAGCGACGAGGTCGACATCGAGAAGTGGGGGCGTGCGCGGTCGACGACCTGGAAGGTCACTCAGAGCTAA
- the gdhB gene encoding glutamate dehydrogenase GdhB encodes MSSGTADTAVEATDAEEHDEAESALETARRQLSRAAAHLDIDSNVVERLKHPAGVHRVAVPLERDDGSLDVFTGYRAQHDSVRGPFKGGLRFHPGVTEEECIGLSMWMTWKCAVMDIPFGGAKGGVVVDPKSLSGDEKERLTRRFAQELRSVIGPKRDIPAPDMGTDAQTMSWFMDAYSMQEGETIPGVVTGKPPVVGGSYGREEAPGRSVAIVAREAVEYYDKDLSETTVAVQGFGSVGANAARLLDDWGATVVAISDVNGAVYDADGIDTREVPTHEEEPGAVTSYGEEDLTNEELLELDVDVLIPAAIGNVITEDNAADVSADLVVEGANGPTTFAADSILTERGIPVIPDILANAGGVTVSYFEWLQDINRRSWSLDRVNEELETEMLDAWDAVREEVEDREIPWRDAAYVVALSRVAKSHQKRGLWP; translated from the coding sequence ATGTCTTCTGGCACTGCTGACACGGCTGTCGAAGCGACGGACGCGGAGGAACACGACGAGGCCGAGTCCGCCCTGGAGACGGCCCGGCGGCAGCTATCGCGCGCCGCCGCGCACCTCGATATCGACTCGAACGTCGTCGAGCGCCTCAAACACCCCGCGGGTGTGCACCGGGTCGCGGTCCCGCTGGAGCGCGACGACGGCTCGCTCGACGTGTTCACGGGGTACCGCGCCCAGCACGACAGCGTCCGGGGGCCGTTCAAGGGCGGCCTCCGCTTTCACCCCGGCGTGACCGAGGAGGAGTGCATCGGGCTGTCGATGTGGATGACCTGGAAATGCGCGGTGATGGACATCCCCTTCGGCGGCGCGAAGGGTGGCGTCGTCGTCGATCCGAAGTCGCTCAGCGGCGACGAGAAGGAGCGACTCACCCGCCGGTTCGCGCAGGAACTGCGCAGCGTCATCGGCCCGAAGCGCGACATCCCCGCGCCGGACATGGGGACCGACGCGCAGACGATGTCCTGGTTCATGGACGCCTACAGCATGCAGGAAGGCGAGACGATCCCGGGCGTCGTCACGGGGAAGCCGCCGGTCGTCGGCGGGAGCTACGGCCGCGAGGAGGCCCCCGGTCGCAGCGTCGCTATCGTCGCCCGCGAGGCCGTCGAGTACTACGACAAGGACCTCTCGGAGACGACCGTCGCCGTGCAGGGCTTCGGGAGCGTCGGGGCGAACGCCGCCCGCCTGCTCGACGACTGGGGTGCGACGGTCGTCGCCATCAGCGACGTGAACGGGGCCGTCTACGACGCCGACGGGATCGACACGCGCGAGGTCCCGACTCACGAGGAGGAGCCCGGCGCCGTCACCTCGTACGGCGAGGAGGACCTGACCAACGAAGAGCTGCTCGAACTCGACGTGGACGTCCTGATCCCGGCGGCGATCGGCAACGTCATCACCGAGGACAACGCCGCCGACGTGAGCGCCGACCTGGTGGTCGAGGGAGCTAACGGCCCGACGACGTTCGCCGCCGACTCGATCCTGACGGAGCGGGGCATCCCCGTCATCCCGGACATCCTCGCGAACGCGGGCGGGGTCACCGTCTCGTACTTCGAGTGGCTGCAGGACATCAACCGCCGGTCCTGGTCGCTCGACCGCGTCAACGAGGAACTGGAAACCGAGATGCTCGACGCCTGGGACGCGGTCCGGGAGGAAGTCGAGGACCGTGAGATCCCCTGGCGCGACGCGGCCTACGTCGTCGCGCTATCCCGCGTCGCGAAGTCCCACCAGAAGCGCGGGCTCTGGCCCTGA
- a CDS encoding DUF7525 family protein, whose translation MTTDSVASDKGIGFAMLFSLLAAVGAVGAFVGAPEQAAAWGFGAAMLFASLTVAYIHVYW comes from the coding sequence ATGACGACAGACTCCGTCGCGTCGGACAAGGGAATCGGGTTCGCGATGCTGTTCTCGCTACTCGCCGCCGTCGGTGCCGTCGGCGCGTTCGTCGGCGCCCCCGAGCAGGCAGCCGCCTGGGGGTTCGGCGCGGCGATGCTCTTCGCCTCGCTGACGGTCGCGTACATCCACGTCTACTGGTGA
- a CDS encoding Glu/Leu/Phe/Val family dehydrogenase, which produces MSEGVNPFESLQEQVDDAAAFLDVDEGVLTRLKNPERVLETNLSVEMDDGSMEVFRAYRSQFNGDRGPYKGGIRYHPGVNRDEVKALSGWMVYKCATVGIPYGGGKGGIEIDPSDYSEDELERLTRSFAKELRPLIGEDRDIPAPDVNTGQREMNWIKDTYETLENTTAPGVITGKDISSGGSAGRVEATGRSTVIAAREAFDYLGRDIADATVAVQGYGNAGWITAKLADELGATVVAVSDSSGGIYSEDGFDPVAVKDHKNETGSVVDYSEADKEVTNDELLTLDVDLLVPAALENAIDADLAADVSADVISEAANGPITPDGDDVLTEKDVVVVPDILANAGGVTVSYFEWVQNRQRFYWSEEKVNDELESIIVDAFDDLTDAYDEHDLPNMRTAAYVVAIRRVLDAYEQSGNWP; this is translated from the coding sequence ATGTCCGAAGGGGTCAATCCGTTCGAGAGTCTGCAAGAGCAGGTAGACGACGCCGCGGCGTTTCTCGACGTGGACGAGGGCGTCCTCACCCGTCTGAAGAATCCCGAGCGCGTGCTCGAAACCAACCTCTCAGTGGAGATGGACGACGGGTCCATGGAGGTGTTCCGCGCCTACCGCTCGCAGTTCAACGGCGACCGGGGCCCGTACAAGGGCGGCATCCGCTACCACCCGGGCGTCAACCGCGACGAGGTGAAGGCCCTGTCCGGCTGGATGGTGTACAAGTGCGCCACCGTCGGCATCCCGTACGGCGGCGGCAAGGGCGGTATCGAGATCGACCCGTCCGACTACAGCGAGGACGAACTCGAACGGCTCACCCGGTCGTTCGCGAAGGAGCTGCGCCCACTCATCGGCGAGGACCGCGACATCCCCGCGCCGGACGTCAACACTGGGCAGCGCGAGATGAACTGGATCAAAGACACCTACGAGACTCTGGAAAACACCACGGCCCCCGGCGTCATCACGGGCAAGGACATCTCCAGCGGCGGCAGCGCCGGCCGCGTCGAGGCGACGGGGCGCTCGACGGTCATCGCCGCCCGCGAGGCGTTCGACTACCTCGGCCGCGACATCGCGGACGCGACCGTCGCCGTCCAGGGCTACGGTAACGCCGGCTGGATCACGGCCAAGCTGGCCGACGAACTCGGCGCGACGGTCGTCGCCGTCTCCGACTCCAGCGGCGGCATCTACAGCGAGGACGGGTTCGACCCCGTCGCCGTCAAGGACCACAAGAACGAGACCGGCAGCGTCGTCGACTACTCCGAGGCCGACAAGGAGGTCACCAACGACGAACTGCTCACGCTCGACGTGGATCTTCTCGTGCCCGCGGCGCTCGAAAACGCTATCGACGCCGACCTCGCGGCGGACGTCAGCGCGGACGTCATCTCCGAGGCCGCGAACGGCCCGATCACGCCCGACGGCGACGACGTGCTGACCGAGAAGGACGTCGTCGTCGTTCCGGACATCCTCGCGAACGCGGGCGGCGTCACCGTCTCGTACTTCGAGTGGGTCCAGAACCGCCAGCGCTTCTACTGGTCCGAGGAGAAGGTCAACGACGAGCTCGAATCGATCATCGTCGACGCCTTCGACGACCTGACCGACGCGTACGACGAGCACGACCTCCCGAACATGCGGACCGCGGCCTACGTCGTCGCCATCCGCCGCGTGCTGGACGCGTACGAGCAGTCCGGCAACTGGCCCTGA
- a CDS encoding DUF7528 family protein has product MEVDDDEHELPRSDAVALREAISDAVTETREFFRTAGAYREDGSYEVTRRGADSAGNSKVFESFDAVRRLYERLPETFSAEDVERTGITGSRRHMMVRHFAEHPAFDCAIDRRSPLTATKAVADGTEASDGPDASQPNATAD; this is encoded by the coding sequence ATCGAAGTCGACGACGACGAACACGAGTTACCCCGTAGCGACGCGGTCGCGCTGCGCGAGGCCATCAGCGACGCCGTCACCGAGACGCGCGAGTTCTTCCGCACGGCGGGCGCGTACCGCGAGGACGGCTCCTACGAGGTGACCCGCCGCGGCGCCGACTCCGCGGGCAACTCGAAGGTGTTCGAGAGCTTCGACGCCGTCAGGCGCCTGTACGAGCGCCTGCCCGAGACGTTCTCCGCGGAGGACGTCGAACGCACGGGCATCACGGGGTCGCGCAGGCACATGATGGTCAGACACTTCGCCGAACACCCCGCGTTCGACTGCGCGATAGACCGGCGGAGCCCCCTGACGGCGACGAAAGCCGTCGCGGACGGGACCGAGGCGAGCGACGGTCCGGACGCGTCGCAGCCGAACGCGACGGCCGACTGA